In one window of Phalacrocorax aristotelis chromosome W, bGulAri2.1, whole genome shotgun sequence DNA:
- the PRAM1 gene encoding PML-RARA-regulated adapter molecule 1: protein MTHLEAKEAIVRHLRAKFQGNRNDPPGVGGRSESHSAAPPATEPEQTPVPGSKGEPPPESPQTRKVDFSRASPSHSKGQSVGQHLPPHPVCETPGWMVRLKKGIAQDGSFPPAPAKPGGGHVLNKEVGAISNPPQRNPAQQTRPLAKDKGAPVVPAKGTAAAASLDAAGSPHGSGHPGLPRRKPLPHIRVLGARPAKPRRPPVVDLEKFGAAARPGKPIHPATEPPRSAQLGYLKPGYVASAPVGFPPQVAPSVTGDEEEIYDDVEPIGLLRSDQGFLLPPVSRPPAHPRPRGGGDAGRASNRVALLAAAQREAQVSRKMKPMTLKECKKEEKADREFQKKFKFEGSINVLTQMMVDPAATEKKGGGKNLPLRRGEILDVIQFTNREQILCRNSQRRYGYVPRAVMLHLDTDIYDDVEIYG, encoded by the exons ATG ACACATCTGGAGGCGAAAGAGGCCATTGTGAGACACCTACGGGCGAAGTTCCAAGGGAACAGGAACGACCCTCCTGGAGTGGGTGGCCGGTCGGAGAGTCACTCTGCAGCACCTCCTGCAACGGAGCCGGAGCAGACCCCCGTGCCAGGCTCAAAGGGTGAGCCGCCTCCCGAGTCCCCCCAGACCAGGAAGGTGGACTTCAGCAGAGCTTCTCCATCTCACAGTAAAGGTCAGAGTGTGGGACAGCATTTGCCTCCTCATCCTGTCTGTGAGACCCCAGGATGGATGGTGCGACTGAAGAAGGGGATTGCTCAAGACGGCAgcttccccccagcccctgcaaaGCCAGGAGGAGGACATGTATTGAATAAGGAAGTGGGAGCCATCTCCAATCCTCCCCAGAGAAACCCAGCCCAGCAGACACGGCCACTTGCCAAAGACAAGGGTGCTCCGGTGGTTCCTGCCAAAGGCAcggctgctgcagcctccctggACGCTGCAGGAAGCCCCCATGGGTCAGGGCACCCAGGTCTGCCTCGGAGGAAGCCTTTGCCGCATATCAGGGTGCTGGGAGCGAGGCCGGCCAAGCCCAGGCGCCCTCCTGTCGTGGATCTGGAGAAGTTCGGTGCAGCTGCACGTCCTGGGAAGCCCATCCATCCTGCCACGGAGCCACCAAGGAGTGCTCAGCTGG GTTACCTGAAACCAGGCTATGTTGCATCAGCCCCGGTGGGGTTCCCACCACAGGTTGCTCCCAGTGTAACAGG GGATGAAGAGGAGATATACGATGACGTAGAGCCCATTGGGCTGCTCAGGAGTGACCAAGGCTTTCTGCTGCCCCCCGTGTCCCGGCCACCAGCACACCCCCGCCCCAGAGGAG GTGGAGATGCTGGTCGAGCTTCTAACAGGGTTGCTTTGCTGGCAGCTGCGCAGAG AGAAGCCCAGGTCTCCCGTAAGATGAAGCCAATGACACTCAAGGAAtgcaagaaggaagagaaggcagaCAGGGAGTTTCAGAAGAAATTCAAG TTCGAAGGAAGCATCAATGTCCTGACTCAGATGATGGTCGACCCTGCAGCAACGGAGAAGAAGGGTGGAGGGAAGAACCTGCCACTGAGACGAGGAGAAATCCTTGATGTCATTCAGTTTACAAATCGGGAGCAAATCCTCTGCCGAAACAGCCAGAGGAGGT ATGGCTACGTGCCCCGGGCAGTGATGCTACACCT ggACACTGACATCTATGATGACGTTGAGATTTACG GTTGA
- the LOC142049757 gene encoding LOW QUALITY PROTEIN: uncharacterized protein LOC142049757 (The sequence of the model RefSeq protein was modified relative to this genomic sequence to represent the inferred CDS: substituted 1 base at 1 genomic stop codon), translating into MFESNRVAAFIKEPAPAQFCCRRDKRGLSLDKKATEHSAGAVGREDGQGNLFAERGCCRRQSCFLHIGHDVSGSPVSVGVGKCRSSCLPQRISSPHPSLLGLSRYSSMLDFLRSKKVRKVRHPDSPLRPGAPHSCPAGSCCEPARVHMEXLLLLEDLREVEVIDSCHCSTCPEECLRLPALKTFFPDSPWEVIVDVGKCSDPTSSADGLFCMLTKFNTALVKNPEGVEVVWMLENCDMKEKCYRVSQVEHLYEIVHSSAGHSEEWLQEIDVGRCLGSCSSGDPCLLR; encoded by the exons ATGTTTGAGTCCAACCGTGTTGCTGCCTTTATCAAAGAGCCAGCTCCAGCTCAGTTTTGTTGCAGGAGGGACAAAAGAGGGTTGTCCCTGGATAAAAAAGCCACTGAACATA GTGCTGGAGCCGTTGGCAGAGAGGACGGGCAAGGGAACCTGTTTGCAgagaggggctgctgcaggaggcagagctgttTCCTCCACATCGGCCACG ACGTCTCTGGCAGTCCTGTCAGTGTGGGTGTTGGAAAGTGCCGGtccagctgcctgccccagcgGATCAGCTCACCCCACCCTAGCCTCCTGGGGCTCTCCAGATACTCCTCTATGCTTGATTTCCTTAGAAGCAAGAAGGTGAGAAAA GTCAGGCACCCCGACTCGCCGCTGCGGCCGGGAGCCCCGCATTCCTGCCCTGCGGGTTCCTGCTGCGAGCCTGCCCGCGTGCACATGGAGTGACTCCTGCTCTTGGAAGACCTTCGGGAGGTGGAGGTGATAGACAGCTGTCACTGCAGCACCTGCCCTGAGGAATGTCTCCGTCTCCCAGCTCTGAAAACCTTCTTTCCAGACTCTCCCTGGGAGGTTATAGTCGATGTGGGGAAATGCTCTGACCCAACCTCCAGTGCAG ATGGACTTTTCTGCATGCTCACAAAGTTCAACACTGCTCTAGTCAAAAACCCAGAAGGTGTGGAGGTGGTTTGGATGCTGGAGAACTGtgacatgaaggaaaaatgttatCGTGTTTCCCAGGTGGAACATCTTTATGAAATTGTGCACAGCTCTGCGGGACACAGTGAGGAGTGGCTCCAG GAAATTGATGTGGGAAGGTGCTTGGGCAGCTGCTCCTCGGGGGATCCCTGCTTGCTTAGGTAA
- the POLE4 gene encoding DNA polymerase epsilon subunit 4 produces the protein MAAAAGAVPVPVPVAGTEAAPPGEEAAGAGPPCPGPARLARLPLARVKALVKADPDVSLASQEAVFVLARATELFVETIAKDAYVYAQQGKRKTLQRKDLDNAIEAIDEFAFLEGTLD, from the exons atggcggcggcggcgggggccgtgccggtgccggtgccggtggcGGGCACGGAGGCGGCGCCGCCGGGCGAggaggcggcgggcgcggggccgccgTGCCCGGGGCCGGCCCGCCTGGCCCGGCTGCCGCTGGCGCGGGTGAAGGCGCTGGTGAAGGCGGACCCGGACGTCAGCCTGGCCAGCCAGGAGGCCGTCTTCGTCCTGGCGCGGGCCACG GAGTTGTTTGTTGAAACCATAGCCAAAGATGCTTACGTGTACGCtcagcaaggaaaaaggaaaactctgCAGAGAAAAGACCTGG ATAATGCCATTGAAGCTATTGATGAATTCGCTTTTTTGGAAG gtaCTTTGGACTGA